From the Pseudodesulfovibrio indicus genome, the window ATTCTGCCCAAATCCGATCCCAACATCCCTATCAATCGTTGTTGGCTGTTTCAGCCCAGGCTTTCCACGATCGATTTTTTGCAACGCTTCGGGATAGTCTGCGGCAAAGGTAATGCCGTCCAACCGGTTAAGAGGTAGAAAGCGCCCAAGCTCTTTGACGAGTTGTTCCGTCTCCCTTGCGATCATTTTGGCGGTAGTCTCATCGGCACAGCCAATAAATGATACCTGGTAACTCCTTGAAGGCGTTGTCGCCGGCTGAATGTCACTTCCTGGCGCCACCCTTGCCCCGTCTTCTTCTGAATCGGCAGCAAGGGGAGAGGTAGTGTGTCTCTCCAATCCAGATTTTACCGCCTCATCCACAATACATGTAGATCGTTCACCAATTAAGGGCCAAAGAGCTTCAATCCTATCGCTTTTTGTTGATGAAAGAAAAAAGCTATGGCTTGCGCGAGCCGCTTCTTTATTGAAATCAAACGTTGATGGCAGGCCCCCTTCCTCGCTGGTCCCGAGCAACAACACGTCTTTATCAAGCGGCATCATGACAGCAAGGCAATCGTCAAATTTGGCCAGCATGAAGGATGTCACAGTTCCAGTATGATCCAGAGCCAAGGCGACGCAATCCGGCAGTATGGTGCCCTCTGGCGGTCCTGCGACAATTTTCCAGCTCAATGATTCTAAAAATGCACGCCGTTTGTTTGGCCCATCCAGGTTGGCCAACGCTTTATTGTGACCACTTCTTGCCGCTTCTCCGGCGTTATCGAGAAGTTGAGAAATGGCACCTTTCATTGAAGGCAAATTGTTGTTGAAATTTGTCTCGAATTGTTCCTTGGCGAGATAAAATGCGATTCGTTCGACAACGAAATTCGGCAATGGCAACGAAGCAAACATTTCGTTTTCACGTAACAAATTCATTACATTAGTGCGAAACGCGTCATTGGGTTCACGCTGGTCGATGCCAGCCAGACGTTTTACCTGTTCGCCATCTGAGAACAACCGTTCGGCTCCGGTCACAACCTCCCGCATTCCCCATTCAAAAACATCTCTTATGTGCGCTGTACGAGGGGAAAAATGGGCTAAAACCCCAGCTGCGACTTCTGGATCAACCTCTGTTCCAACAGGCTTCTCCCTAAGCTCCCGAACAATTCTCGCCATCTCATTTTCTTGATTGGTTATTTCATCGTCAACAGTTCGGGAATAAAATGAATCATCGGAGGCCGTACTTTTGATTGGACCGGGTTTGGTTGGCAACCACTTCGCTGTAGTTATTTTCCATATTTTGGTCTCATCGCTGCCAGCGACTGCGAATCCCTTTTGGAAGAATTGGGGAATATAGTGTTGATTGCTTCCAGCCATGCGATTTGTATACTTGAAGTAAGCTACATTGTGTAGACGAAGAAAGGCGTTGAGAATCACCTCAATGCATTCATAAAAGTCCTAAGCTAACAGGGTCTATTCCTTCCCTGCAATGGCGAACCGGTACGCCTCCTCGATCAGCCGGATTTTCACCTCCGGCACACCCGCCATCTCATTCTCCCCCCGCCAGTTTTCGCGCACCAATGCGGTCATGCCCTGGGCGATTTCCCGGGCCTTGGGCAAATCGAGATCGAAATCAGCACACCGTGACAACGCGTTGTCGAGCGTGGCGACCCGGCCCTGCTGGCCGATGCCCAGGGTCAAGCGGCTGGCGTCGTCGCCGTCGCGCTGGGGTTGCGGCACGATGTCGTAGGCAGGTGAGAGCCGCCATTTGCCGCTTGAGGTGTCGTAGAGGAAGCCGTGGTTCTTGAGGTGGTCGTCCCAGTTGTTGCACAGGATGTTGAAGACCATGCGGCGGAACAGCTCCTCAAGGTCGGCCTTGAGGTGGTCCGCCACCCCGAATCGGCGGATGGCCAGGGCGATGTCACCGTAGGTTCCGTCCGTCATGTCGTCGGACCCGGTGAGCGTCATGGCTGACAGGAAGTGGTGGCGCATGGGCGGGTTCCCGCCCCGGTCGAACCGGGCGGCCAGGAAGACGTCCCGTCCGCCCACGTCCACCACCCGGCATTCGGGAACCCGGATGCCGCATTGCGCGGCCAGCCGCATGGCCGCTAACTCGATGCGGCAGGTCGGCCACTGTTCCAGCTCCCGCGAAAACTTGGCGATCCAGAGCCGACCCTCGTACTCCACGGCCGCCTTAGGCTGTGCGCCGCCCACGGACGAGCCGCGGATCAGGAAGCGGCGCTGGTCGGAGGGCAGGGCCTCGTGGTTGAGGACCGCATCCACGTCCCGGAGCATGGAGGCCAGGTTAAGGCGGTCGCCGGGGATTTCCTCGGGTCGCCAGACAGGCGTCGCCGGGCGCGGGCCATTCAAATCCGGGCCGAAGGCGAGCGCGCCGATGCGGTCTTCCTGGTTCAGGACGGTCAGGTAGTCGAATTCCGAGGGGACGACCCCGTCCCGTTCTGCAGCCCGATCCAGTAGGTGGCGGCCCCATCCGTCCGGGCTGGCGTCCTGGAAGGCCCGGAACACGCCTCCGGCATGATATTCGGCCTGCCCCAGCGGCAACTGGAGCGGATCAACGGGTGCGGCGTCCCTTCGTTCCAGGTAGCGGCGGCCATAAGCGAAGGCGGAGACCACCTCCCGACCGTCCTGGTGCATGGTCAGCAGTCCCGCCGGGACGAATTCGCCGCCAAGATGGATATAGACGTAGGTTTTGTCCGTGGGCATGCGGCCTCCTAAAAATCAAGGTCGTCACGCTTCTTGGCGCGGACCCGTTTCGGACTCTTCAACTGCTGGAGTGACTTCCCGACTTCGTCCATGTCCGGGTCGGCCACTTGGCCAAGTCCTGCGGCCAACCCCAGCACGTCCAGGACCTGCACCAGAATGCCGATGCCCACCGACGGCTCGCCGCGTTCCAGCCGCCCAAGAGCGGCGTGACTGGTCGATGCCCGCGTAGCCAGTTCGACTTGCGTCATCCCCCGGCGTACACGCGCTTCCTTGATGTTCGCCCCCAACCGTTTCAACATCTCTGCAGCATCGGGAGACAACGCTTTGCTTGCGAGTGATGTGTTTCCCATATGCACCTCGCTTGATAACGTACATATTAGCTTAAATCGTTTTGACTAATATATATGTTAGTTTTTGCGAGTGTGCAAGTTGAAAATGGAAAGAGCGTTGTCCAAGTGAAAAGGTCTTTCACGAGGGGGGGCGGCAAGAGGTTAGAAATATCTCTGGGGTGGAAAACAAGTCCAGAGATGATGAGAGCCCCAGTGTTGTTGCGCGGCGAAACGACCAATGGGTTAACGCCTCAAACTGGGGTATGGGAGCCTCGCTCGGTTTTCCGAAGCACCCCCGAAATATTTTTTGCATCAAAACACAAACTGCACTTGACGAGCCGATCCCGCTTGCTTATATCGAAACACATGATTCGAGAAAAAACAAACAACTTGGTGCACTCAAAATGTCAATCGGCACCCTTGAAGCGCGTAGCGAAATTGTTTGCCGGGCATCCATTTCGGGGCAGGATTGAGCACGATCCGGTAGGTACAATATCCGTGGTCCAGCTTAAGAATGTGGACCCTGTCCTGGGTGTGAACGAGAAACGGTTGCCCAAGGTCGTGCCGACTGGTCGCCGCCGCCCGACCTTTCTGGAGGAAGGGGATATCCTTTTCGTGAATCGGGGGATGCGGTTTTTCGGAGCGCTGGTCGACAAGCCGCTCGAGAAAGCCGTGGCCGCACCGCATTTTTTCATTATCAAGGCCAACCCCGCGTTGGTGCGCCCGGATTATCTGGCCTGGTTCCTGAACGGCAAGGAGGCCCAGCGATATTATGGGCAATGCGCGGCGGGGACGGCCTTGCCGCATATCACCCGAAGGACGTTGGAGGCGCTTCCGGTTCCGGTGCCGTCTCTCGAAAGGCAAGCACTGATAGCCAAGGTCTACCAATGTGCTTTGCGAGAAAAAATTCTGACGGAACGGGTCATGGAGCAGCGGGAACTGCTGTTGTCCGAGATACTGGATGCCGCATCACAAGAGAAAAATTAACGGAGAAAATATGACCGCCAACAAAGTGAACCAGAAAGAGATCAACGATATCCTTTTCAAGGCGTGCGACACCTTCCGGGGAATCCTCAACGCAAGCCAGTACAAGGATTATATCCTGGCGATGCTTTTCGTGAAGTATCTCTCGGACGTCTACCGCGAGCGGTATGACGAGCTGAGCCAGCAGTTCAAGGGTGACAAGGAACGCATCGGACGCCGTCTGGCCAGGGAGCGTTTCGTCATGCCGGAAGGGTGCACTTTCTATGACCTTTTCGATCAGCGCAACGCTACCAATGTGGGCGAGGTCATCAACACCACCTTCGAGAAGATCGAAGATGCGAACCGTGCCAAGTTGCAGGGCGTCTTCCGTAATATCGACTACAATTCCGAGGCGAATCTCGGCAAGACCAAGGACCGCAACCGCCGTCTGAAGAAGTTCCTGGAGGACCTCAACGACCCTCGCCTGGACCTGCGGCCGTCGCGGGTGGGCAATCTGGATGTTATTGGCAACGCCTACGAATACCTCATCGCCAACTTCGCCGCCGGCGCGGGCAAGAAAGCCGGGGAATTCTACACCCCACCGGAGGTTTCGGAGCTGATCGCGGAACTGGTCGATCCCCGGCCGGGCGAGCGCATCTGCGATCCCGCCTGCGGTTCCGGCTCGCTGCTCATCAAGTGCGGCAATCGGGTCCGCCGGACGTCCGAGGATTTTTCCCTGTATGGTCAGGAAATCAACGGCGAGACCTGGGCGCTCGCCAAGATGAACATGTTTCTGCACGGCATGGACCGGGCCAGGGTCGAATGGGGCGACACCTTGCGTGAACCCAAGCTGATCGAGGACGACACCACCATGAAGTTCGAGGTGGTGGTGGCCAATCCGCCCTTCTCGCTGGACAAGTGGGGCTACAAGTCGGCCCAGAGCGATCCGCATAATCGGTTCCACCGCGGCCTGCCGCCCAAGTCCAAGGCGGATTATGCCTTCATCTCGCACATGATCGAGACCACCACCCTGGAATCCGGGCGGGTCGGCGTGGTCGTGCCGCACGGTGTTCTTTTCCGGGGCGGCGCGGAAGGCAAGATCCGGCAGCAGCTCATCGAGGAGAATCTTCTGGATGCCGTCATCGGCCTGCCCGCCAACCTGTTCTTCGGTACGGGCATCCCGGCGGCCATCCTGGTGTTCAAGCGCAACCGGCCCGACAAGGATGTCCTGTTCATCGACGCCAGTCGGGAATACGCCGACGCCAAGAACCAGAACAAGCTGCGCCCCGAGGATGTCCGGAAGATCGTGGACACGTACAAGGCCCGCGAGTTCGTGGACAAGTATGCCTATGCGGCCGGGTTGGATGAACTCAAGGAGAACGATTTCAACCTGAACATCCCCCGCTATGTGGACACCTTCGAGGAAGAGGAAGAAGTGGACATCGCCAAGGTGCAGGGCGAGATCGAAGGACTGGAAAAGGAGCTGGCCGAAGTCCGCAAGGAAATGGCCGGATACCTGAAAGAATTGGGGGTGCTGTAATGACCAGGGAACGAAGCGTCGAGAAGGCGCACCACCTGACCTTTGAAGAACTGAAGCTTCAGGACGAGAACGGGAATGATTTCTGGCTGGCCCGCCAGTTATCGAAAGTGCTTGGCTACGGGGAATACCGCAACTTCCTTCCCGTCATAGAGAAGGCCAAGACGAGCTGTGAAAACAGCGGCCAGCCTGTGTCCGATCATTTCGTGGAGGTCCACGAGATGATCGCCCTGGGCAAGGGGGGGCAGAGGGCCATGGAGTCGTATGCCCTCAGCCGCTACGCCTGTTACCTGATCGTGCAGAATGCCGATCCCTCGAAGCCGGTCATCGCCAATGGGCAGACCTATTTTGCCATCCAGACCCGTCGGCAGGAACTGGCGGATGACGAGTCGTTTCAGCAGCTCAAGGAAGAAGAGAAGCGGCTGTTCTTGCGCGAGGAGATGAAGGAGCACAACAAGCAGCTGGTGAAGGCAGCCCAGCAGGCCGGGGTCGAATCCGGCCTTGATTTCGCCATCTTCCAGAACCACGGCTACAAGGGTTTGTACGGTGGCCTCGACGCCAAGGCCATCCATCGGCACAAGGGGCTGAAAAAGAGTCAGAACATTCTCGACAACATGGGCAGCACCGAACTCGCCGCCAACCTGTTCCGCGCCACGCAGACCGAGGAGAAACTCCGGCGCGAGAACATCCGGGGCAAACAAGCGGCCAACCAGACCCATTTCGAGGTCGGCAAGAAGGTCCGCCAGACCATCAAGGAACTGGGCGGAACCATGCCCGAGGAACTGCCCGTGCCGGATGAAGATCTGGCGAAGGTCGCTCGGCGCGTGAAGGCCGCGGAGAAGAAAGCGCTTGGGGCGAAGAAGGAAGGTGGGGAGTAATTATGCTTGCCAAGTGGGACCGTAAGCCGATTGGAGAATTGTGTGATTTTGGGAACGGATATGGTTTTAAGGCTTCGGACTGGAGCGAGAGAGGTCTGCCGATTATCCGCATTCAGAATCTCAACGGGGTTCGTGAATTTAACTATTTTGACGGCCCTCCTCCCCGAGAACAAATAGTGGTCAATCCCGGAGAACTTCTTTTCGCTTGGGCTGGGGTTAAGGGAGTCTCGTTTGGTCCCAAAATTTGGAGTGG encodes:
- the dinD gene encoding DNA damage-inducible protein D; translation: MTRERSVEKAHHLTFEELKLQDENGNDFWLARQLSKVLGYGEYRNFLPVIEKAKTSCENSGQPVSDHFVEVHEMIALGKGGQRAMESYALSRYACYLIVQNADPSKPVIANGQTYFAIQTRRQELADDESFQQLKEEEKRLFLREEMKEHNKQLVKAAQQAGVESGLDFAIFQNHGYKGLYGGLDAKAIHRHKGLKKSQNILDNMGSTELAANLFRATQTEEKLRRENIRGKQAANQTHFEVGKKVRQTIKELGGTMPEELPVPDEDLAKVARRVKAAEKKALGAKKEGGE
- a CDS encoding type II toxin-antitoxin system HipA family toxin; translated protein: MPTDKTYVYIHLGGEFVPAGLLTMHQDGREVVSAFAYGRRYLERRDAAPVDPLQLPLGQAEYHAGGVFRAFQDASPDGWGRHLLDRAAERDGVVPSEFDYLTVLNQEDRIGALAFGPDLNGPRPATPVWRPEEIPGDRLNLASMLRDVDAVLNHEALPSDQRRFLIRGSSVGGAQPKAAVEYEGRLWIAKFSRELEQWPTCRIELAAMRLAAQCGIRVPECRVVDVGGRDVFLAARFDRGGNPPMRHHFLSAMTLTGSDDMTDGTYGDIALAIRRFGVADHLKADLEELFRRMVFNILCNNWDDHLKNHGFLYDTSSGKWRLSPAYDIVPQPQRDGDDASRLTLGIGQQGRVATLDNALSRCADFDLDLPKAREIAQGMTALVRENWRGENEMAGVPEVKIRLIEEAYRFAIAGKE
- a CDS encoding type I restriction-modification system subunit M; amino-acid sequence: MTANKVNQKEINDILFKACDTFRGILNASQYKDYILAMLFVKYLSDVYRERYDELSQQFKGDKERIGRRLARERFVMPEGCTFYDLFDQRNATNVGEVINTTFEKIEDANRAKLQGVFRNIDYNSEANLGKTKDRNRRLKKFLEDLNDPRLDLRPSRVGNLDVIGNAYEYLIANFAAGAGKKAGEFYTPPEVSELIAELVDPRPGERICDPACGSGSLLIKCGNRVRRTSEDFSLYGQEINGETWALAKMNMFLHGMDRARVEWGDTLREPKLIEDDTTMKFEVVVANPPFSLDKWGYKSAQSDPHNRFHRGLPPKSKADYAFISHMIETTTLESGRVGVVVPHGVLFRGGAEGKIRQQLIEENLLDAVIGLPANLFFGTGIPAAILVFKRNRPDKDVLFIDASREYADAKNQNKLRPEDVRKIVDTYKAREFVDKYAYAAGLDELKENDFNLNIPRYVDTFEEEEEVDIAKVQGEIEGLEKELAEVRKEMAGYLKELGVL
- a CDS encoding helix-turn-helix domain-containing protein, which gives rise to MGNTSLASKALSPDAAEMLKRLGANIKEARVRRGMTQVELATRASTSHAALGRLERGEPSVGIGILVQVLDVLGLAAGLGQVADPDMDEVGKSLQQLKSPKRVRAKKRDDLDF
- a CDS encoding restriction endonuclease subunit S, with the translated sequence MNEKRLPKVVPTGRRRPTFLEEGDILFVNRGMRFFGALVDKPLEKAVAAPHFFIIKANPALVRPDYLAWFLNGKEAQRYYGQCAAGTALPHITRRTLEALPVPVPSLERQALIAKVYQCALREKILTERVMEQRELLLSEILDAASQEKN